From the Amycolatopsis thermoflava N1165 genome, one window contains:
- a CDS encoding helix-turn-helix domain-containing protein — translation MDLDALGRRIQTARTGRGMTLQGLADRSGVSVSMLSAVERGSKAPTVVVLDRIAEGLGLPLTDLLTEPPRMVVRRAADQDVVDEPGGWQRTILTPVVPGVNFEWIRSTLPAGCEAGTYPPYAAGSHEFIYVQSGVLTLTIDEDTLELEEGDSLYLPADVTLSYANRAATSCTYYVAALIMRPRRPGLGRRSG, via the coding sequence ATGGATCTCGACGCGCTGGGCAGGCGCATCCAGACCGCCCGCACCGGGCGCGGCATGACGCTGCAGGGGCTCGCCGACCGGTCGGGGGTCAGCGTCAGCATGTTGTCCGCCGTCGAACGGGGCTCGAAGGCGCCGACCGTCGTGGTGCTGGACCGGATAGCGGAGGGGCTCGGGCTGCCACTGACGGACCTGCTCACCGAGCCGCCGCGGATGGTCGTGCGCCGGGCCGCGGACCAGGACGTGGTCGACGAGCCGGGCGGGTGGCAGCGGACGATCCTCACCCCCGTCGTGCCGGGGGTGAACTTCGAGTGGATCCGCTCGACGCTGCCCGCGGGCTGCGAGGCCGGCACGTACCCGCCCTACGCGGCGGGCTCCCACGAGTTCATCTACGTGCAGTCCGGCGTCCTCACGCTGACGATCGACGAGGACACCCTGGAACTGGAAGAGGGTGACAGCCTCTACCTCCCGGCAGACGTCACCCTCTCCTACGCCAACCGCGCCGCGACGTCCTGCACGTACTACGTCGCGGCGCTGATCATGCGGCCGAGGCGCCCCGGCCTCGGCCGCCGATCCGGCTAG
- a CDS encoding GNAT family N-acetyltransferase yields the protein MADLPAIAGIYEGYVRTSTATFELEPPDLAEWTRRFTAITDAGLPFLVAEVDGRVAGYAYCSPWKTRPAYRRTAENSIYLAPWSTGRGVGGALLDALLSRCQENGIREVIAVIADPERNPASPALHRRRGFSDVGVLRNVGYKHDRWLDTLLLQKSLI from the coding sequence GTGGCCGACCTGCCGGCCATCGCGGGGATCTACGAGGGTTACGTGCGGACCAGCACGGCGACGTTCGAGCTGGAACCGCCGGACCTGGCCGAATGGACTCGCCGTTTCACCGCGATCACCGACGCCGGCCTGCCGTTCCTGGTGGCCGAAGTGGACGGCCGCGTCGCCGGCTACGCGTACTGCTCGCCGTGGAAGACGCGCCCGGCCTACCGCCGCACGGCGGAGAACTCGATCTACCTCGCCCCGTGGTCGACGGGCCGCGGCGTGGGCGGCGCGCTGCTGGACGCGCTCCTGTCCCGGTGCCAGGAGAACGGAATCCGCGAGGTGATCGCGGTGATCGCCGACCCGGAACGCAACCCGGCCTCACCGGCGCTGCACCGCCGCCGCGGCTTCTCCGACGTCGGGGTGCTGCGCAACGTCGGCTACAAGCACGACCGCTGGCTCGACACGCTCCTGCTGCAGAAGAGCCTGATCTAG
- a CDS encoding lysozyme — protein MGVAVQFWSSKLRLGTLLVSVALGTTAVCGAGSSAASTPDYSKAESTFAGSQIAAVEGKGDPPRYNADSGALGHDVSGHQGDVNWPSAWGAGGRFVYVKATEGTGFINKRFTQQYNGSYNIGMIRGAYHFARPDVSGGREQAEYFLAHGGGWTPDGRTLPGALDVEYNPYGEACYGLDPTRMGEWIRDFSDTYHARTGRFPVVYTSTNWWNKCTGNNAGFGQNNPLWIARYQPTVGPLPAGWSRQFIWQFADSGVLPGDQNLFNGPLEQVKGFATNN, from the coding sequence ATGGGAGTCGCCGTGCAATTCTGGAGTTCGAAACTGCGCCTGGGCACGCTGCTCGTGTCCGTGGCGCTGGGGACGACCGCCGTGTGCGGAGCGGGGTCGTCCGCCGCGTCCACACCGGACTACTCGAAGGCGGAAAGCACTTTCGCCGGTTCGCAGATCGCCGCTGTCGAGGGCAAGGGCGATCCGCCCCGGTACAACGCGGATTCCGGCGCGCTGGGGCACGACGTCAGCGGGCACCAGGGTGACGTGAACTGGCCGAGCGCCTGGGGGGCGGGCGGCCGGTTCGTCTACGTCAAGGCCACCGAGGGCACCGGGTTCATCAACAAGCGTTTCACCCAGCAGTACAACGGTTCCTACAACATCGGGATGATCCGCGGCGCCTACCACTTCGCGCGCCCGGACGTCTCCGGCGGCCGCGAGCAGGCCGAGTACTTCCTCGCCCACGGCGGCGGCTGGACGCCGGACGGGCGGACGCTGCCCGGGGCGCTCGACGTGGAGTACAACCCGTACGGCGAGGCCTGCTACGGCCTCGACCCGACGCGCATGGGCGAGTGGATCCGCGACTTCTCGGACACCTACCACGCCCGCACCGGCCGCTTCCCGGTCGTCTACACCTCGACGAACTGGTGGAACAAGTGCACCGGGAACAACGCGGGCTTCGGGCAGAACAATCCGCTGTGGATAGCCCGCTACCAGCCGACCGTCGGCCCGCTGCCCGCCGGGTGGTCGCGCCAGTTCATCTGGCAGTTCGCCGATTCCGGAGTGCTGCCGGGCGACCAGAACCTGTTCAACGGGCCGCTGGAGCAGGTCAAGGGTTTCGCCACCAACAACTGA
- a CDS encoding lysozyme → MSAPRKRWWRFATSATAASVAVLVLGALAPAGAAPATVDGMPVDDYVARYDHPMGSQIARVEGDHSTAETQAVAAGDTAAAATVEGIDVSGHQGNVDWANYWGQGKRFAYVKATEGTYYTNPYFAQQYNGSYNIGMIRGAYHFATPDTASGAAQANYFVDHGGGWSADGKTLPGALDMEYNPYGPTCYGLSKSGMTAWIKDFSDTYHARTGRYPVIYTSTSWWNQCVDGAFAATNPLWIARYASTVGTLPYNWGFHTFWQYSSSPIDQNTFNGAYDRLQVLATSKG, encoded by the coding sequence ATGTCTGCTCCACGCAAGAGATGGTGGCGGTTCGCCACGTCCGCCACCGCCGCGTCGGTCGCCGTGCTCGTGCTCGGCGCCCTGGCCCCGGCCGGCGCGGCTCCGGCGACCGTCGACGGGATGCCGGTCGACGACTACGTCGCTCGTTACGATCACCCGATGGGTTCGCAGATCGCGCGCGTCGAGGGCGATCACTCGACCGCGGAGACGCAGGCCGTCGCCGCCGGCGACACCGCGGCGGCCGCGACGGTGGAGGGCATCGACGTCAGCGGCCACCAGGGCAACGTCGACTGGGCGAACTACTGGGGCCAGGGCAAGCGGTTCGCCTACGTCAAGGCGACCGAGGGCACGTACTACACCAACCCGTACTTCGCGCAGCAGTACAACGGCTCCTACAACATCGGCATGATCCGCGGCGCCTACCACTTCGCCACCCCGGACACGGCGTCCGGCGCCGCGCAGGCGAACTACTTCGTCGACCACGGCGGGGGCTGGTCGGCGGACGGCAAGACGCTGCCGGGCGCGCTGGACATGGAGTACAACCCGTACGGCCCGACCTGTTACGGCTTGTCCAAGAGCGGGATGACCGCGTGGATCAAGGACTTCAGTGACACCTACCACGCCCGCACCGGGCGGTACCCGGTGATCTACACCAGCACGAGCTGGTGGAACCAGTGCGTCGACGGGGCGTTCGCGGCGACGAACCCGCTGTGGATCGCACGCTACGCCTCGACGGTGGGCACCTTGCCCTACAACTGGGGTTTCCACACGTTCTGGCAGTACTCGTCGAGCCCGATCGACCAGAACACCTTCAACGGCGCGTACGACCGGCTGCAGGTGCTCGCCACCTCGAAGGGCTGA